Below is a genomic region from Estrella lausannensis.
AAGCAGCATGGTAAAGCTCACTGATAGCCTTAAAGAGGCAAAATCAGAGGGGGATGTTATCAGGATCCTTGGCAGTGCAAACCACGTGATTCTTGAAGAGCCCGCTGTCAAAGCGCTTCTTAAGGAGGTGGTGAGTGAGAGCCATCAGAGGCTAGCCGAATCCTTGCTGCGTGAGTACAAAGAGTCGGGCAAAGTTCCCGATTCCATCGAGCTTATCAAGGGAGCCTCTGTCATTGTGCATGAAAGTCTAAAGTCCTCTGTCGGGGACACTTCCGCCATGTTTATCAATCATCGTGAAAAGATCGAGGATTTGCACGGACTTCTTTTCTCAGCGAACACTTTAATTCAAGACATCGCTCCCAATGCAGCAAGCACCATGCTTCAGACTACGCTCGTCAGTGTATTCAACCAGTTGGCCGACATCTGTCTCTTGCAGCAACGCACGCAGCGCGCTAAGGCCTACATTGAAGGCTGTCAGGGCATTCGCATCTCAAGCTCCCATCCAGTGGGTGATATCGGTAGAGTTGCCGACATGTCGAAAAAATCAGCGACCTGGCTGGAGGCGGGAGATCAGACGGTCAGGAGAAGAAATGTACGCTGTCAATTTAAAAAAATTGAGAGCGGAGGCCGTACTACGGAAAATCTCTGCTTTGCATTTACCGTGGGAGAGGCTGAGCGAGAGAAGTTGAGCCGTCGCATGAGTTTTCTATCCAAATCGGGGTTGCTCGAAGACCAAAGCATAAAGCAGGAGATTACCAAAGCGACCTATCAGACATTTGACAGGTCCGACAATACATATAAAGATACGGTTACAGTGAACGCCGGGGAGGCCGTCTCCTACACAGATAGTTCAGGGAAGATCACTTTGACAATCGGAACTAACGACGAGAAGTGGAATCAGTATCAGAAAATCAACGTAACGGCCGATGCCAGTGTAAAAGCTGAAGATCTTTATGCCTTTCTCACGCTGTTTGGGCTGTCCACAGCCATGATGCAATCCAGGCGGGAAGATGTCATGCTAGAGAACAAAGCGAGGCTCGCCAATGCTGTGCGTCCAAAAGAGACTGCTTTGCAGAGTTCGAGGGAGGAAACCCTTGATGCGATCGTAAGCAATGCCGATAAAGTTATGATCGAAAAAAGAGCCGAAAACATGCATCTGAAAGATGTTGGCAAGGGACGGATGGAATATGTCGACAGCCACGCGATCAAAGATTTTTGGCTTAGCGGCGGCAGAGGGTTTGCTGCCACCTTAGGGCATGACGGCGTCACCTTCAACCCGTTAGAGGTGTTGAGTAAGGGGTTTTATAAGACACAAAAAATCGAAAGCGCCGCCACAACTCTTGGGTATATCCTGAAAGGAGGGCTGATCAGTACTTTCGAAAGATTTGAAATGGGAATCATCGGCGCGGGAAACGCACCGGAAGAGAATATCGAGACAGGGTCTGCCAACCAGGTGTTTACCCGCCCCCTCACAGACAATCAGTTTGAATCAGCACATGATTGGCGCTCGTATGCGATCGAAGGAAATATTTTACTGCTCATGGATGCCCGCCTCGCAGAACGCCTGCCATATGGCTATGCAAAAGACAGGGCAGGGATCAGAAATCCCCATCATGTCAGCAAAAAGATGGTGCGCGTGGCACAGAAAGAGCGGCCGGAGAGGGGGCTTAGAGGGGAGATGATGACTGAGAGGGAGACGCTAAGCGACATCTGTAAAAAACAGAGAGCGAACAACTACACGCTTCCTACGGCAGAAGTGATGTTTGAAGATGTTGTTGGACCCGACTATATTTACGGAGCGGTAGTCAACAGGCCGGAAGACAAAGCCGAAGTGATTCGTGTATTGACCGGCATGGGGATCGATAACATTCAAGGCGTGCCTCTTAATGAGGCCATCTTCGTTGGCAAGCTGGATAAATCGATGATCAAACAAGTCTATGAAGAATAAAACGAGGAAGGGGCTTATGAATCCGCTATTAGACTTTGGCCAGGCGTCATACTTCCTTAGGATGGGTGCCTCACCCCAAGATGAGAGAGTGAAAACGCTGGCTATCGGCGTGAAGGTCTTCAAATCGAAAGACCCGAAACCTTGGGGGTTTCTCAGCTTTTTCGACCAGTTGGCGCAGAGACATCGCGTTATAGAATTAACTGACGAGCCGGAAAAGCTAAACGCAGTGGAAATTACATGTAAAAGCGATATTGGTGATGTTTTACAATTTCAACTGGTCACAAAAGATCTATGGGATCGGAGTGTCAAAGGAGAGCTTGTGAAAACCTCCGCCGCCCTGGACGCTGCGTTAAAGACCACAGAGGAAGTGCAAGACTTCCTCTTAACAGTTTATCCCTGACGTATCCCGCAAAAATCATCCAATTGCAGTTTGTGGAAAGTCTCTATGTTGGCTGCTTGAGGGCGAGCTTGTCGTGTGCCATATCGACAAATCCGTTGGGATAGATAGGGCCTTCTTTCCCAATCAGCAAGTTGCCGGTCAGGAACTGGCGGTACACTTCAATCCCTTCCGCAGCCGATTGGATTGCGAAGAAGCCGTTGCTTAGCCACTCAGAACCTTTAATCGTCCCGGACTCCAAATTGAGTTGGAAGCGGGAAGTCACCTTTTTCTTCCAGTAATCTGACCCGCCAAAGAGGATGATGGGCGTCGGGCTCTGGGCTCCCACTTTTCGGCGGACCTCTTCCAGGCTAAATTCAAAGTCGGTGCCTATCCCTCCGACGAGGAATATGGGTAGGTCTAAGTAGAACTCTGCCTGTCTTTCGACCAGCTTGTCGAGGCGGTAGGTCATCTTGGCTTGGACGAAGGGATTCTGGTTTTGTTCATTGACCACACCCCCTTGCTTGGGGCGGAAGTCGACGATGTTGGCGCACGATAAGATGCCAAGTTCGGTGGCGACTTTGTTGCCCACCTCCATCGCTCCAGGGCCGCCGCCGGTGATCAGCGCCAGAGGCTTGTCTTTGCCAAGGAGCGGGTGGTTCACCGTTTCTCGCATTTTAAGCAGGCCTTCAAGCAGCTCGCGCAGCTCGATTTCAAAGTCACCCCGCATTAAGTTGGAGCCATAGATGCCGATACTGGTTGCTTTATGGAAAGTGTCGAGCTGGGAAAGAGGGACGAACATCCCTGTATCCCGACCGCCCTTTTCGGCATAGCGCAGGATCTTTTTAGTCGAGTCGTCCACCCAGAAAACCGGAATGGCAAATTTCTCCAGGTCGTGCAGGAGAGCCCTGTCTTCCGAGGAGAAAAAGCCGTCGCCGGAGAGCGAGGGGTATTGAAAATAGATCCCTTTCAAGAAACGCTGGGTCATATCCCCAAGCAGCATCCTTTTAAGGAGGGGAGAGGGGAAGTAGCGCGTCATGAGGATGCCCTGGCTCGTGATCGCCCCGTCATTGATACTTTTTAAGAAGGGATAGGTTGGCTGCTGTTCGATATAGCGCTCGACAAGCTGCGCCTGCCGTTCGATATGGGTTGTACCCGGAAAATCGAAGGACCTTGTCTCGCGGACGATCCAGTCTTCAGCTGTCAGGTTAAGGAGCTGGTTGCCTTTTACGACAAAAGTTGCCGCTCTCTCCTGCAGCGTTCCGGGAGCGGTGGCGAAAGCGTTGAAGAGGGCGTCGTCATTCTCCAGGGCGCTTTGTAGCTGGTCGCGGTCGGAGAAGAAGACGTGCTCGCGGTAGGGCTCCAGTGTGTAGAACTCGAGCGGAATATCGGAGAGTTCGCGTTTGCTGCCGCCAAAGAGTTCATAGATGTCGCCCGAGGCTTTGGTGTCCGGCTGCAGGATGCTTGCGCTCGTGTGTTTATAGCCATCGGCCAGAAGATTGTCGACAACTCGTGCAAAGACTGTGCGGATGTGCAGGGGGAGAGTGCGGACGAGCAGCAGCTCCTCATCGGTAATATTTCGGGGAAGGTGCGGGTGCCACTCCTGATGCAGGCGCATCATGTTTCGGGTCTTGATATTGGATACCAGCGCTTTTCCCAGGGTGGGCAAAAAGCCGAGCATCTCTTTGGAATAGGTCACTCGTCCCACCTGCAAGGATAGGTAGGCGACGGTGCGGCCATCGATCTTATCGAGGATGAGGTCGTCGCTGCCATGGAGCCCCCCAAGAGAAAGAAGAGGTCTTCCCCAGCGGTCGGCCCGGCCGAACATCCGGGAGAGGTATTCCGGATCGCGCACCCGGCGGCGGTCGTCAGCGGCAAACAGTTTGCCGATCTCTGCGCCGACAGCGATGTATTTCAGCATCTCTTTCGCGAGCTCGCCAATAGCTCGCAGCTGGACGCGTACTTCGGCAGAGCGGCTTTTTTGGTCGAGTTTATATTCCATCCCGATGCCGTCGACTCCGACTTGGGCCAACGTGCTCTTCACGTTGAAAAAAATAAGCTGTGGGTCGATCTGAAAGCCGACAAACACAGGGGAGATATTCTCGATAAAGACAATCGCTTCGAGAGTTTTGTCATCGATGCGCTGCATGCTGATGATCTTACCGTCAGGAGTGACAAGGTCAAAGTGGGCGGGGTCTAGGTAGTATTCAATCGCGGGCATTGAGTCTTCTCTCCATTTCGAGATGAAAAACTAGTAAAGCCTTTGAACCAATCAACAAGGAAGTAAACGCTTCATGGACTTTGCCAAAAGGGGAGTCCCTTTACAGCTTAGCGGGGCGCGGATATGAAGCTAAATTAGTGGAAATGTTTACTTTCAATGACTGGTTCACAACCCTTCCATCCAAGAAGAGGCCGGCTTAGGGTTATGAGAAAGGGACATATTTACCACAGTGCTCCTTTTTACAAAAGGTGCCGTTTGGATGCTGTTGTTTACAGACTGAAGGGGATTTTTAAGAGGTTAATAACCAGCTTGTTGAGAGAGTTGTGCAAAGATTTTACCCATAAAAGACCGGATTTAGTACGGAGAATGTACGCTATGATTTGGTAAAGTATTGGTCTTTAGTGGGTGTTTTTGTGGGAAAACTGTAGAGGGGTTGTCGGTAAAAATGAAATTTACCATGATTTACGCTCGATTTGTCAGAGAAGATTTAGCGATCGTTCTGCACGAGGTTGAGTATCATAAATAACTGTAAGTAAATCGGATAAATATTGATTTTAGAGTGGTTTTTGCTGTGGATGTTTGCCAAGGTATTTTTTTAAACGCTTTGCGAGGCAATTTGTTCACAAGTTGTCTGTAAATTGCGCGTCTTTTTAATTTCTCGGTTTTTAAAAAAAAAGAGTCGGAGTATAATCCGCCCTTTCCCAAATAAGCTGACTCTTGGCTCGTTTCACGGTTTTTGGTAAGAAAGACCGGTAGGCAGGAGTGGAAAAGGCTGAAGAGGATGCAGAATATTCAAGAAAAAAGGGTGGCGGCAGGAAGGGAGCGACAAGCTCTCGAGCAGTCCGTAGTCAGGCGATACGACAAGATGGTGGAAAAAAAGGTCAACAGAAGCTGCGGTATCCACGACGGCACATTCCATGCCGACGAGGTGACTGCCTGTGCTCTTTTGATCGTTTTTGGCCTCATCGACGAAGAGAAAATCATCCGCACAAGAGATTCTGAGCTGCTTGCCCAGTGCGAGTACATCTGCGATGTCGGCGGAATATACGAACCGGCCAAAAAGCTGTTTGACCACCATCAGGTGGACTACCAGGGCCCTCTTTCGTCTGCCGGCATGGTGCTGCTCTACCTGAAAAACCAAAAGATCATCACCGAAGAGGTGTATCACTTCTTCAACGAGAGTCTGGTCAGAGGCGTCGACAACCACGACAACGGCTTAGACCCCCAGATTCCCGGCGTCTGCACCTACTCCCACATTCTCGCCAACTTCACGCCGATTCACTACGAAGCTGAACCAGAGGAGCTGGAGGCAGCATTTCGGGAAGCGCTCACCTTTTCAAGAGGCCATGTACAGCGTCTTTGGGACCGTTATCAATACAATCATTCTTGTCGCGAAATCATTGCCGAAGCGATGAAAACGAGCGAGAGTTTCCTCCTGTTTGAGAGAGCCATTCCCTGGATGGACGTCTTTTTTGAACTTGGCGGCGAGGAGCATCCCGCCCAGTTTATCGTCATGCCCTCGGGAACTCACTGGAAAGTCCGGGGCATACCACCCTCGCCCCACGACAAAATGCGCGTCCGTTGGCCTCTGCCGAAAGAGTGGGCCGGACTGCTCGAAGAGGAGCTTAAAAAACGGACAGGCATCGAAGGGGCCATCTTCTGCCACAAAGGACGCTTTATCTCCGTCTGGGAGACTAAAGAAGATGCGCTGAAAGCTTTAGACATCATCCTGCAGCAACAAAGAGAGACAGCGTGACCACGATTTTTGGCAAGATCATCAAACGAGAACTTCCCGCGGACATAGTCTACGAAGACGACCACATCATCGCGATCAAAGATATCGCCCCCTTAGCCCCGGTTCATATCTTGATCATGCCCAAGAAAGAGATCAAAAATATCCAGTCGGTTAAACCCGAGGACCTCCCTCTGCTTCAGGAGATCTTTGCGGTTGCGCAGAAGCTGGCGGAAGAGCATGATGTTGAAGAGAGCTACCGCCTGCTCACCAACAACGGTACAGAGGCCGGTCAGACAATTTTTCATCTCCACTTCCATCTTATCGGCGGCGAACGCTTAGGTCCGATGGCATAAATCGAAAAGGGGTATCCCATGAACGCTTCGTTCAGAAACCGTTTCGTCGAAAGGGGCAAAACGGGCTTTTTACTCGTCGATGTCCAAGATAAGCTCTTTCCTTTAGTCGAAAATCCGGTTGAAGCTTCGGAAGCGATGATTAAAGCCATCAAAGGTTTTAAGCTTTTGGGCCTTCCCTACATCGTCTCAGAACAATATCCCGAGAAGCTTGGCGGAACCATTGCCGAACTGAAGGGCCTCATTGATCAAGAGAGAGTCTTCAGCAAGACCTTCTTCTCTTGCCTTAAAGATGACAAACTTAAAGAAGCCCTTTTGAAAGAGTCGGTAGACACCTGGATCCTTCTTGGCATCGAAGCGCATGTCTGTATCCTGCAGACTGCAAAAGACCTTATTCTACACGGCAAGCAGTGTGTTGTGTTAAACGATGCCATCTCGTCGCGTTCCGTCTACGACTACTCCAGCGCGATTGCGGAATTAAGAGATATCGGCGCACGGGTCAGTTCCGTGGAAACGATTCTCTTTGAGCTGCTGCAGAACTCTAAAGCCCCCGAGTTTAAGTCTGTCAGCCAGCTCATCAAATGAAGCGTAGCCTCCTTTCCCTTGCCGCCGCGGGCGTGCTCTTTGTTTCATCGGTAGCGGCCGATGACTCGGCCCCGCCCGATGACTCGGCCGCGTCGAGGCGCGTGGCCGCTCATCTTTTTATCAAGGACTATCAGACGGCTTTCCAAGAAGCTAAATGGGCTTATGAGGCAAATCCCGGCAGCCGCACAGCCATAGAAGATCTTATCGTCGCTTCCTTCTACACC
It encodes:
- a CDS encoding LOG family protein: MPAIEYYLDPAHFDLVTPDGKIISMQRIDDKTLEAIVFIENISPVFVGFQIDPQLIFFNVKSTLAQVGVDGIGMEYKLDQKSRSAEVRVQLRAIGELAKEMLKYIAVGAEIGKLFAADDRRRVRDPEYLSRMFGRADRWGRPLLSLGGLHGSDDLILDKIDGRTVAYLSLQVGRVTYSKEMLGFLPTLGKALVSNIKTRNMMRLHQEWHPHLPRNITDEELLLVRTLPLHIRTVFARVVDNLLADGYKHTSASILQPDTKASGDIYELFGGSKRELSDIPLEFYTLEPYREHVFFSDRDQLQSALENDDALFNAFATAPGTLQERAATFVVKGNQLLNLTAEDWIVRETRSFDFPGTTHIERQAQLVERYIEQQPTYPFLKSINDGAITSQGILMTRYFPSPLLKRMLLGDMTQRFLKGIYFQYPSLSGDGFFSSEDRALLHDLEKFAIPVFWVDDSTKKILRYAEKGGRDTGMFVPLSQLDTFHKATSIGIYGSNLMRGDFEIELRELLEGLLKMRETVNHPLLGKDKPLALITGGGPGAMEVGNKVATELGILSCANIVDFRPKQGGVVNEQNQNPFVQAKMTYRLDKLVERQAEFYLDLPIFLVGGIGTDFEFSLEEVRRKVGAQSPTPIILFGGSDYWKKKVTSRFQLNLESGTIKGSEWLSNGFFAIQSAAEGIEVYRQFLTGNLLIGKEGPIYPNGFVDMAHDKLALKQPT
- a CDS encoding isochorismatase family protein → MNASFRNRFVERGKTGFLLVDVQDKLFPLVENPVEASEAMIKAIKGFKLLGLPYIVSEQYPEKLGGTIAELKGLIDQERVFSKTFFSCLKDDKLKEALLKESVDTWILLGIEAHVCILQTAKDLILHGKQCVVLNDAISSRSVYDYSSAIAELRDIGARVSSVETILFELLQNSKAPEFKSVSQLIK
- a CDS encoding MYG1 family protein translates to MVEKKVNRSCGIHDGTFHADEVTACALLIVFGLIDEEKIIRTRDSELLAQCEYICDVGGIYEPAKKLFDHHQVDYQGPLSSAGMVLLYLKNQKIITEEVYHFFNESLVRGVDNHDNGLDPQIPGVCTYSHILANFTPIHYEAEPEELEAAFREALTFSRGHVQRLWDRYQYNHSCREIIAEAMKTSESFLLFERAIPWMDVFFELGGEEHPAQFIVMPSGTHWKVRGIPPSPHDKMRVRWPLPKEWAGLLEEELKKRTGIEGAIFCHKGRFISVWETKEDALKALDIILQQQRETA
- a CDS encoding histidine triad nucleotide-binding protein, with amino-acid sequence MTTIFGKIIKRELPADIVYEDDHIIAIKDIAPLAPVHILIMPKKEIKNIQSVKPEDLPLLQEIFAVAQKLAEEHDVEESYRLLTNNGTEAGQTIFHLHFHLIGGERLGPMA